A genomic segment from Gossypium hirsutum isolate 1008001.06 chromosome D04, Gossypium_hirsutum_v2.1, whole genome shotgun sequence encodes:
- the LOC107936196 gene encoding protein NRT1/ PTR FAMILY 5.4, whose translation MDAPVTPVAIDNDHQNPSKHLPSQKNTSKGGWNAAIFVIFVEMAERFAFYGLAGNLITYLTNNLGQPVAAAAKNVNTWVGVSAIFPLLGAFVADSYLGRFKTILASSSIYFLGMVLLSLSVSVIPTHSRKPVFFTALYILAIGEGGHKPCVQTFAADQFDENNPEEKAAKSSFFNWWYLGIVTGASVAIVVVIYLQDNVSWAAGFGVLAGSLAVALALFLIGMKRYRKQRPTGSPFTRVAQVFVAAARKWRLTESHGSRGICCEDDRVPGQTMGPKLVRTNQFRFLDKAMMIDNDDAMRKSRNPWKLCSLNQVEEVKLLLRLIPIWVSCLMFCAVITQLHTFFTKQGSTMSRSLAPNFQVPPAALQSLVGLTILIAVPVYDCVFVPIARKLTKNPTGITMLQRIGIGLFVSILNMVVAGIVETARVNTARKHGLIDTPKAVIPMSIWWLLPQYVLTGIGDVFTIIGLQELFYDQMPEEMRSIGAAAYISIVGIGSFVNTGIISVVQMISSKHGKEWLRDNLNRSNLNYFYWVLAGLSAINLCVYMWISSAFEYKKVEEYNEISEGKELEMEGYSDVRV comes from the exons ATGGATGCCCCAGTTACTCCAGTCGCCATTGACAATGACCATCAAAATCCCAGCAAGCACCTCCCTTCTCAGAAAAACACCTCCAAAGGTGGTTGGAACGCCGCCATTTTTGTCATCT TTGTTGAGATGGCAGAGCGTTTTGCTTTCTATGGTTTGGCCGGAAACCTCATCACTTATCTCACCAACAACCTCGGTCAGCCGGTGGCCGCCGCCGCTAAGAACGTCAATACTTGGGTTGGCGTTTCCGCCATCTTCCCTTTACTCGGAGCTTTCGTCGCCGATTCATATCTCGGCCGGTTCAAGACCATCCTTGCTTCCTCTTCCATCTACTTCCTG GGAATGGTGTTATTGAGTTTATCAGTCTCAGTAATACCTACGCATTCTCGAAAACCCGTGTTTTTCAcagcactttacattttagccatAGGTGAAGGTGGCCATAAACCGTGCGTTCAAACCTTCGCCGCCGATCAGTTCGACGAAAACAACCCAGAAGAGAAGGCAGCTAAAAGCTCATTTTTCAACTGGTGGTATCTAGGGATCGTAACCGGCGCCTCCGTCGCCATTGTTGTCGTCATCTACCTCCAG GATAATGTTAGTTGGGCGGCGGGGTTTGGAGTGTTAGCAGGGTCGTTGGCGGTGGCATTGGCGTTGTTTCTAATAGGAATGAAGAGGTATAGAAAGCAGCGCCCGACGGGAAGTCCGTTCACCAGGGTGGCTCAGGTCTTCGTCGCGGCGGCTAGGAAGTGGCGGTTGACTGAGTCGCACGGTAGTAGGGGCATATGTTGTGAGGATGATAGGGTCCCAGGTCAAACCATGGGCCCCAAATTGGTCCGTACAAATCAATTTAG ATTTTTAGACAAGGCAATGATGATTGACAATGATGATGCGATGAGGAAATCCAGGAATCCATGGAAGCTTTGTTCATTGAACCAAGTGGAAGAAGTTAAGCTTCTACTTCGACTCATCCCCATTTGGGTTAGTTGCTTAATGTTTTGTGCAGTGATAACTCAATTACACACATTTTTCACCAAGCAAGGCAGCACAATGTCCAGATCCCTCGCCCCCAATTTCCAAGTCCCTCCCGCGGCACTCCAAAGCCTAGTAGGCCTCACCATCCTCATCGCGGTCCCGGTTTATGATTGTGTTTTCGTCCCTATAGCCCGAAAGCTAACCAAAAACCCCACAGGAATAACCATGCTACAAAGAATCGGTATCGGCTTGTTTGTATCCATACTTAACATGGTCGTTGCAGGCATTGTCGAGACTGCTAGAGTGAACACCGCTAGAAAACACGGCCTAATTGACACCCCGAAAGCAGTGATCCCCATGAGCATATGGTGGTTACTTCCGCAATATGTACTCACTGGGATCGGAGACGTGTTCACCATCATCGGATTACAAGAACTGTTCTACGATCAAATGCCGGAAGAAATGAGAAGCATTGGAGCAGCAGCTTATATAAGTATAGTGGGAATTGGGAGCTTTGTCAACACTGGAATCATCTCAGTGGTTCAAATGATCAGCTCAAAGCATGGAAAGGAATGGTTGCGAGATAATCTGAACCGTTCAAATCTTAATTACTTCTATTGGGTATTAGCAGGGTTGAGTGCTATTAATCTATGTGTCTATATGTGGATTTCTAGTGCCTTTGAGTACAAAAAGGTTGAAGAATATAATGAAATAAGTGAAGGAAAAGAGTTGGAAATGGAAGGGTATTCGGATGTTAGAGTATAA